TTATTATCCACACGGCACGGCTATGAACAACACTATGCAGCAGGTTTCTGGTGCAATTGGAACAGCATTGCTGGTTACAGTCATGTCCATGCGTGCAGAATCATATGGAAAAGAATTAGCTGCCTCTGCGCTTAAGGAAGCTTCAGCTGCAGGGAAAGCCGTTACACCTGCAGTTCAGGCGGAAATGGAACAGCAGATTGCCATGCAGGCGATGCTGCAAGGAATCAATGACGCATTTTATGTCACTGTTTTCTTATCAGCCATTGCCTTGGTGCTTGCGTTCTTTATCAAACGCGCTACACAGGCAGAAGACACAATTGGCAAAAAAGCCCCAGTTAAGAAGCATAGTCCAAAATTGGTCAATAATTAATTCATTCCCCCTGTTTACAGGGGGTTTTTGTATAATTGGAAGTGAACTAATTCTAATTGAGGAGACCAGACAATGGAAAGAATATCAGAAATGCTCGCGCAAAAGCAGCTTGAGGCCTATAATAAACAAGATTTAGAAGAGTTTTTATCTGTGTATAGTGATGATGTGGTCATCATGGAGTTTCCCGGCAATAAGATAATGACAAATGGTATTGATGAAATGCGATCCAGATATGGCCAGCTTTTTAAAAATCATCCTAATAATCATGCGGAATTATTGGCAAGGATGGTCCATGGAAACAGAGTAGTTGATCATGAACTTGTCACAGGCAGGGAAAATTCAGCGCCCAAAAAAGCAGTTGCCATATATGAAATAGAGGGTGAAAAGATAGCGAAAGTATGGTTTTTATAATTTGTTTAAAAAGAAAGCCAGCACCCCTTTTACAACAAGGTGTCGGCTTTTTTCTTTGCGATGAACTAATATAGATGTTGTTTGAGCCTGTTTTAATCATAAACTGTAAAAGCTGACCATAACAGGGCAGTAATACAATTATAATTTCGTTTTCGAGGGGGATTCTATCCTTAAATAAACAGAAGGGTTACAAAAAGTGACGCAACAGGAAAATAGATAAGACGTCACCTCTATTTTCACAAACTGTTTATTGGAAAGATTGACTTGTATGGTTATTTTGAGATGATGAGCGGGATTAACAGCCACCGCTTGCTGATTGATTTAAAAGACGTAATATCGCTCTTAATTGAAAGGAGGTGTGCCGGAATGCATAAGGAAAAAACGGGTCACAATAGCGAGGTAGCTCAATTATTCGGGCTTGATGAAGAAACAAGTCTGCAATCCGTTAATTTCGCAACAACTGAAACCTCTCTTTTAAATGAACATTTCCAGGAGGAACAGAAAAATAAATAAAAGCCAGGCGTTAGGCCCAGCTTAATTTTGGCGGTTTGCCAATACGGCATCCGCTTTATGCTGTTGTTGGAATTGCTTTAACATTTGACTGGATATTGCTGTATTTCCTGAGGGGTTTGGGTGCACTCCATCACTT
The window above is part of the Mesobacillus jeotgali genome. Proteins encoded here:
- a CDS encoding nuclear transport factor 2 family protein, with product MERISEMLAQKQLEAYNKQDLEEFLSVYSDDVVIMEFPGNKIMTNGIDEMRSRYGQLFKNHPNNHAELLARMVHGNRVVDHELVTGRENSAPKKAVAIYEIEGEKIAKVWFL